A window of Aeromicrobium sp. A1-2 contains these coding sequences:
- the topA gene encoding type I DNA topoisomerase has product MARLPTTGVSLTSLVIVESPNKVRSIAGYLGDGYVVDSSVGHIRDLPRGADEVPAAFKGETWARLGVNVDSEFEPIYVVSADKKSQMTKLKKLLKDADELVLATDEDREGEAIAWHLLDELKPKVPVKRIVFNEITKEAIQYAIAHPRDVDMDLVDAQETRRILDRLYGYEVSPVLWKKVMSGLSAGRVQSVATRLVVERERERMLFHVASYWDLEASFDAGEGFDPRQFPAKLSSVDGKRVASGSHFDNTGALTSDKVVHLDEAKAGALADALNDQPFTVKSVEEKPYTRKPYAPFRTTTMQQEASRKFGFGAARTMQVAQRLYEGGHITYMRTDSTTLSQTALNGARAQVTELYGADYLPDAPRVYASKVKNAQEAHEAIRPAGERFQTPQQTGLSGDELRLYELIWKRTIASQMKDAKGNSVSVRVGATATTGEDVLFSSSGRTITFYGFLKAYVESHDDSDTQGDDQQTKLPNLSEGQTVTAAELGKAGHETKPPSRFTEASLISELETREIGRPSTYASIVGTIQNRGYVYKKGTALVPAWIAFSVIRLLEQHFGRLIEYSFTAELEDVLDEVAGGREDRLKVLTDFWTGEGEGNTGLKRLVENLPDIDARGLATFPLGEDIDVRVGRYGPYVEGPPFTEDAEGKRIPTRANVPDDLPPDELNLAKAKELLASPSGVEKELGSHPETGLAIVAKSGRFGPYVTEALPETAKKADKPRTASLFKDMDLDTITLEQAVQLLTLPRVVYVEDDVEVTAQNGRYGPYLKKGTDSRSLDREEQLLTITEEEVRAIYAQPKTYGRRAAAAPLKEFGADPVSGSPVVAKDGRFGAYVTDGEYNATLRKDDSIETITPERAFELLAERRAKGPAKKGGKKTAKKATKKTATKKTAKKTPAKKVAAKKTAAKKTPAKKAAKKTTAKKVPAEQ; this is encoded by the coding sequence ATGGCACGCCTACCCACCACAGGAGTTTCCTTGACCAGCCTTGTCATCGTCGAGTCACCCAACAAGGTCCGCAGCATCGCGGGCTACCTCGGGGACGGCTATGTCGTGGACTCCTCGGTCGGTCACATCCGTGACCTCCCACGTGGCGCGGACGAGGTCCCGGCCGCGTTCAAGGGTGAGACCTGGGCCCGCCTGGGCGTCAACGTCGACAGCGAGTTCGAGCCGATCTACGTCGTCTCGGCCGACAAGAAGTCGCAGATGACCAAGCTCAAAAAGCTGCTCAAGGACGCCGACGAGCTCGTCCTGGCGACAGATGAGGACCGCGAGGGAGAAGCCATCGCGTGGCACCTCCTCGACGAGCTCAAGCCCAAGGTGCCGGTCAAGCGCATCGTCTTCAACGAGATCACCAAGGAAGCAATCCAGTACGCGATTGCGCACCCCCGCGACGTCGACATGGACCTGGTCGACGCGCAGGAGACTCGTCGCATCCTCGACCGGCTCTACGGCTACGAGGTCAGCCCCGTGCTGTGGAAGAAGGTCATGAGTGGCCTGTCCGCGGGCCGGGTGCAGTCCGTCGCTACCCGCCTGGTCGTGGAGCGCGAGCGCGAGCGGATGCTGTTCCACGTCGCCTCCTACTGGGACCTCGAGGCCTCGTTCGACGCCGGCGAGGGCTTCGACCCACGCCAGTTCCCGGCCAAGCTGTCGAGCGTCGACGGCAAGCGGGTCGCGTCGGGCAGCCACTTCGACAACACCGGCGCGCTGACGTCCGACAAGGTCGTCCACCTCGACGAGGCGAAGGCCGGCGCTCTGGCCGATGCCCTCAACGACCAGCCCTTCACGGTCAAGTCCGTCGAGGAGAAGCCCTACACCCGCAAGCCCTACGCGCCGTTCCGCACCACGACGATGCAGCAGGAGGCCTCGCGCAAGTTCGGCTTCGGTGCCGCCCGCACGATGCAGGTCGCCCAGCGACTGTACGAGGGTGGCCACATCACCTATATGCGTACTGACTCCACGACGTTGTCACAGACCGCGCTCAACGGTGCGCGGGCACAGGTCACCGAGCTCTACGGTGCCGACTACCTGCCCGACGCCCCTCGCGTCTACGCCAGCAAGGTCAAGAACGCGCAGGAGGCCCACGAGGCGATCCGCCCGGCCGGCGAGCGTTTCCAGACTCCGCAGCAGACCGGACTGTCCGGCGACGAGCTCCGCCTCTACGAGCTGATCTGGAAGCGCACGATCGCCTCCCAGATGAAGGACGCCAAGGGCAACTCGGTGTCGGTACGCGTTGGCGCGACGGCCACGACCGGCGAGGACGTCCTGTTCTCGAGCTCCGGACGCACCATCACGTTCTACGGATTCCTCAAGGCCTACGTCGAGTCGCACGACGACTCCGACACCCAGGGCGACGACCAGCAGACCAAGCTGCCCAACCTGTCCGAGGGGCAGACCGTCACGGCCGCCGAGCTCGGCAAGGCCGGGCACGAGACCAAGCCGCCCTCGCGATTCACCGAGGCCAGCCTGATCAGCGAGCTCGAGACCCGCGAGATCGGACGCCCCTCGACGTACGCGTCGATCGTCGGCACGATCCAGAACCGCGGCTACGTCTACAAGAAGGGGACCGCGCTCGTCCCGGCGTGGATCGCCTTCTCGGTCATCCGTCTGCTTGAGCAGCACTTCGGCCGGCTCATCGAGTACTCCTTCACCGCCGAGCTCGAGGACGTGCTCGACGAGGTGGCCGGCGGCCGCGAGGACCGGCTCAAGGTCCTGACCGACTTCTGGACCGGTGAGGGTGAGGGCAACACGGGCCTCAAGCGCCTGGTTGAGAACCTGCCCGACATCGACGCCCGAGGGCTCGCAACGTTCCCGCTCGGCGAGGACATCGACGTGCGGGTCGGCCGCTACGGTCCGTACGTCGAGGGGCCTCCGTTCACCGAGGACGCCGAGGGCAAAAGGATCCCGACGCGTGCCAACGTGCCGGACGACCTGCCCCCCGACGAGCTGAACCTCGCCAAGGCCAAGGAGCTGCTCGCCTCGCCGTCCGGCGTCGAGAAGGAGCTCGGCTCACACCCCGAGACGGGTCTCGCGATCGTCGCCAAGAGCGGCCGGTTCGGCCCGTACGTCACCGAGGCGCTGCCCGAGACGGCCAAGAAGGCCGACAAGCCGCGTACCGCGAGCCTGTTCAAGGACATGGACCTCGACACCATCACGCTCGAGCAGGCCGTGCAGCTGTTGACCCTGCCGCGCGTGGTCTACGTCGAGGACGATGTCGAGGTCACGGCGCAGAACGGTCGCTACGGCCCCTACCTCAAGAAGGGCACGGACTCACGCTCGCTGGACCGCGAGGAGCAGCTCCTGACGATCACCGAGGAGGAGGTCCGGGCGATCTACGCGCAGCCCAAGACCTACGGTCGTCGGGCCGCAGCGGCTCCGCTCAAGGAGTTCGGCGCTGACCCGGTCAGCGGCAGCCCCGTCGTGGCCAAGGACGGCCGATTCGGCGCGTACGTGACCGACGGCGAGTACAACGCCACCCTGCGCAAGGACGACTCGATCGAGACGATCACGCCCGAACGCGCCTTCGAGCTTCTCGCCGAGCGGCGCGCCAAGGGACCGGCCAAGAAGGGCGGCAAGAAGACCGCCAAGAAGGCCACGAAGAAGACTGCCACGAAGAAGACGGCCAAGAAGACGCCAGCCAAGAAGGTTGCCGCCAAGAAGACAGCCGCCAAGAAGACGCCAGCCAAGAAGGCCGCGAAGAAGACGACGGCAAAAAAGGTTCCCGCCGAGCAGTAG
- a CDS encoding MFS transporter, which produces MAFSGYAELWANKPVRALYAAAFFARIPALAAPLVFTLYVVGELEGTYAQAGFVAASTTVGAAIGMPWRGRLIDRIGMRRTILPSIIGVGVLYPLATIATYAWLIPVSFLMGVFLIPIFSIVRLSLSVMVEERQRRTAFAADSVMAEASFIIGPAVGVLLVTQAGAATALYAIGASEVIAGLIFMRLNPPTRSKPVADVPPTEAPAVKTSFMSVPLVFLFLISGGTMASLIGTDLGIVAELRELDQVKVIGLTYGLWGVSSLLGGLLYGSLDRSIRPTYLLLALGLTTIPVGLGNHAWSLSLWVIPTGFLCAPTMTAAAEWIAKLVPEERRGEAMGWQGTAFTVGGAASSPVIGAAIDGVGAWGGFVVGGSIATGIALACWIGQLIPAFRPERHAMVDPPRSNTT; this is translated from the coding sequence GTGGCCTTTTCGGGATACGCGGAGCTGTGGGCGAACAAGCCGGTACGGGCGCTCTACGCGGCGGCGTTCTTCGCCCGCATCCCAGCCCTGGCGGCTCCCCTGGTCTTCACGCTCTACGTCGTCGGCGAGCTCGAAGGGACCTACGCCCAGGCCGGCTTCGTGGCCGCCTCGACGACCGTCGGTGCCGCGATCGGGATGCCGTGGCGCGGGCGCCTCATCGACCGCATCGGCATGCGGCGGACGATCCTCCCGTCGATCATCGGGGTGGGCGTCCTCTATCCACTGGCGACGATCGCGACGTACGCATGGCTGATCCCGGTGTCGTTCCTGATGGGCGTCTTCCTGATCCCGATCTTCTCGATCGTGCGGCTGTCCCTCAGTGTCATGGTCGAGGAGCGGCAACGCCGCACGGCGTTCGCTGCCGACAGCGTCATGGCCGAGGCGAGCTTCATCATCGGCCCGGCGGTGGGGGTGCTGCTCGTGACCCAGGCCGGCGCGGCCACGGCGCTCTACGCGATCGGCGCCTCGGAGGTCATCGCCGGACTGATCTTCATGCGCCTCAACCCGCCGACCCGGTCGAAGCCCGTCGCCGATGTGCCGCCGACCGAGGCGCCCGCGGTGAAGACGTCCTTCATGTCCGTGCCACTGGTCTTCCTCTTCCTGATCTCCGGCGGCACGATGGCGAGCCTGATCGGCACCGACCTCGGCATCGTCGCCGAGCTCCGCGAGCTCGACCAGGTCAAGGTCATCGGCCTGACCTACGGCCTGTGGGGGGTGTCGTCGCTGCTCGGCGGCCTGCTCTACGGCTCGCTCGACCGCTCGATCCGTCCGACCTACCTCCTGCTCGCCCTCGGCCTGACCACGATCCCGGTCGGGCTCGGCAATCACGCCTGGTCCCTGTCCTTGTGGGTCATCCCGACCGGCTTCCTGTGTGCCCCGACGATGACGGCGGCGGCGGAGTGGATCGCCAAGCTGGTTCCGGAGGAACGTCGGGGTGAGGCCATGGGCTGGCAGGGCACGGCCTTCACGGTGGGCGGCGCAGCCAGCTCACCCGTCATCGGCGCTGCGATCGATGGGGTCGGTGCATGGGGCGGCTTCGTCGTGGGAGGCTCGATCGCCACCGGCATCGCGCTGGCCTGCTGGATCGGCCAGCTGATCCCAGCCTTCCGGCCCGAGCGCCACGCCATGGTCGACCCACCCAGAAGCAACACGACATGA
- a CDS encoding GNAT family N-acetyltransferase, which produces MIVRAAEQGDLAAILEIHNDAIRATTAIWDEVEVGIEEREQWFRSRCDAGLPVLVADVGGVVTGYASYGPWRVKSGYRFTVENSVYVHPDHQGHGAASALMSALIQHARAGNVHAMVAGIEASNTVSIALHEKYGFVRVALLPEVGFKFGRWLDLAYLQLQLTT; this is translated from the coding sequence ATGATCGTCCGCGCCGCCGAGCAGGGCGACCTGGCCGCGATCCTCGAGATCCACAACGATGCGATCCGCGCGACGACGGCGATCTGGGACGAGGTCGAGGTCGGCATCGAGGAGCGGGAGCAGTGGTTCCGCTCACGCTGCGACGCCGGCCTGCCGGTGCTGGTCGCCGACGTCGGCGGCGTCGTGACGGGCTACGCCTCGTACGGGCCGTGGCGGGTCAAGAGCGGCTACCGGTTCACGGTCGAGAACTCGGTCTACGTCCACCCCGACCACCAAGGCCATGGTGCGGCGAGTGCACTGATGTCCGCCCTGATCCAGCATGCCCGGGCCGGCAACGTGCACGCGATGGTGGCTGGCATCGAGGCGTCCAACACCGTCTCGATCGCGTTGCACGAGAAGTACGGCTTCGTCCGGGTCGCGCTGCTGCCGGAGGTCGGCTTCAAGTTCGGCCGCTGGCTCGACCTGGCCTACCTCCAGCTCCAGCTCACGACCTGA
- a CDS encoding maleylpyruvate isomerase N-terminal domain-containing protein, translating to MTSTPQGLIDHGDYDLSGVVRDSWDAFLTQVESVDLSARTRLDGWTVRDIVVHLGTWDGRSAMTEVVETLGADETAPHTDPDSLNAALIDAHGGASDDDVRDALRGSRDAAVALLDSDVARQRGTELVVGVTGAMPLLTVMHAGCYELALHALDIADAMEGEVDPALLGHGIAALADSTGCLAARSSAEATVGVIADEAAWSFTSMADSGWTTEQVVGDPSGPRVSGSATDLLEASSGRQDPVRLVARRRLKVAHVGGLMALTPVLDSVPGLPGGKSLAFAAKSLGGVGSLLGRLR from the coding sequence ATGACGTCGACACCGCAGGGCCTGATCGATCATGGTGACTACGACCTGTCAGGTGTCGTGCGAGACAGCTGGGATGCCTTCCTCACCCAGGTGGAGAGCGTGGACCTGTCGGCGAGGACACGGCTCGACGGCTGGACCGTGCGCGACATCGTCGTACACCTGGGCACGTGGGACGGGCGCTCGGCGATGACTGAGGTGGTCGAGACGCTCGGCGCCGACGAGACGGCGCCACACACCGACCCGGACTCCCTCAATGCCGCGCTCATCGATGCGCACGGCGGCGCGAGCGACGACGACGTGCGGGATGCGCTGCGTGGATCACGGGATGCCGCGGTCGCTCTGCTGGATTCCGATGTCGCGAGGCAACGCGGCACGGAGCTGGTTGTCGGCGTGACGGGCGCGATGCCGCTCCTGACCGTGATGCATGCCGGCTGCTACGAGCTGGCGTTGCACGCCCTGGACATCGCCGACGCGATGGAGGGGGAGGTCGACCCGGCGCTGCTGGGACACGGCATTGCTGCCCTCGCTGACTCCACGGGGTGCCTCGCGGCGCGCAGCAGCGCGGAGGCGACCGTCGGTGTCATCGCAGACGAGGCGGCGTGGAGCTTCACCTCCATGGCGGACAGCGGGTGGACGACGGAGCAGGTGGTCGGCGACCCCAGTGGCCCCAGGGTCTCGGGCAGTGCGACCGATCTGCTGGAGGCGTCGTCGGGACGCCAGGACCCGGTGCGGCTCGTCGCACGGCGCCGGCTCAAAGTCGCCCACGTGGGTGGGTTGATGGCGCTGACGCCGGTCCTCGACTCAGTGCCGGGACTGCCAGGAGGAAAGAGCCTGGCCTTTGCCGCCAAGAGTCTCGGCGGCGTGGGTTCGCTCCTCGGTCGGCTGCGGTGA
- a CDS encoding ice-binding family protein, giving the protein MALSRRTLTEPSTRSFGIVGGLTAAGMLIAAIAVTSASPARAAVPPLPVDLGVAGTFSVLAGSEITNTLESVLGGDLGVSPGTAITGFPPGVTNGSKEINTTAAVEARHAADAAFTDAKNRIFTATILGDQAGQTFQSGVYAAAAALDVSADGIVTLDAEDDPDAVFIFQVGSALNFGARTSVRLINSAQACNVFWQVGSAATVGASSDFVGTILAAAAITVGADSEVEGRALAGSAITLAKNTFTTKKCGTSPPDGDDDDDDAGGAGGGTGGSGGSGGSAGGGGSGSGGSNGAGGGNGGSTGSDGSSGGGSGLSEPSGSVAATGLPDTGLGSNVRSAQWLGVLLLLAGLALVAAGRPRVLVGRHRLPD; this is encoded by the coding sequence ATGGCGCTCTCACGCCGTACCCTGACCGAGCCGTCGACCCGAAGCTTCGGAATAGTCGGGGGCCTGACGGCGGCCGGCATGCTGATCGCCGCGATAGCCGTGACCAGCGCGTCACCGGCGCGCGCGGCAGTACCTCCGCTTCCTGTGGATCTGGGCGTGGCCGGGACATTCTCGGTCCTGGCCGGATCGGAGATCACCAACACGCTCGAGAGCGTCCTGGGCGGAGATCTTGGGGTCAGTCCCGGGACAGCGATCACCGGATTCCCGCCGGGGGTCACGAACGGCAGCAAGGAGATCAACACCACGGCGGCCGTTGAGGCGCGTCATGCAGCCGATGCGGCGTTCACGGACGCCAAGAATCGCATCTTCACCGCAACCATCCTGGGTGATCAGGCCGGCCAGACCTTCCAGTCCGGCGTGTACGCGGCGGCCGCGGCGCTCGACGTGAGTGCCGACGGGATCGTGACGCTGGATGCCGAGGACGATCCAGATGCGGTGTTCATCTTCCAGGTCGGCTCTGCGCTCAACTTCGGCGCACGGACCTCGGTGCGGCTGATCAACAGCGCTCAGGCATGCAACGTGTTCTGGCAGGTCGGGAGCGCCGCGACGGTCGGGGCGTCCTCGGACTTCGTCGGGACGATCCTGGCGGCGGCCGCCATTACGGTCGGCGCGGACTCCGAAGTCGAGGGACGGGCGCTCGCCGGCTCCGCCATCACCCTCGCCAAGAACACGTTCACGACCAAGAAGTGCGGCACGTCGCCCCCGGACGGCGACGATGACGATGACGACGCGGGTGGTGCCGGTGGCGGGACGGGCGGTAGCGGCGGCAGCGGCGGGAGTGCCGGCGGCGGCGGGTCGGGCTCCGGAGGGTCGAACGGGGCTGGCGGCGGCAACGGCGGCTCGACCGGCTCGGACGGCTCGAGCGGTGGCGGCAGCGGGCTCAGTGAGCCGAGCGGCAGCGTGGCTGCCACGGGCCTGCCCGACACGGGCCTGGGCAGCAACGTCCGTAGCGCGCAGTGGCTCGGGGTGCTGCTCCTGCTCGCGGGGTTGGCGCTGGTCGCGGCGGGACGCCCCCGAGTCCTGGTGGGCCGACACCGCTTGCCCGACTGA
- a CDS encoding methyltransferase, producing the protein MIDAPHVQALRAALTRADFTVDAVFALLGEDAHRALGRNQTVPPRRATNGGSDLATLVRLFALQVGVERARADAALPGLVEPLIAAGMLQASGGEVRALVDVRPYGDETHDWWIVCDPTPGLDGRAAPMDPEYVLGISEASSSLAQLTVREPVGQALDLGTGCGVQALHLTQHAERVVATDVNPGALSMARLTAGLNALDIDVRDGSLFEPVAGQKFDLIATNPPFVISPPGSDVLVYRDSGMPGDSVVRHLVENAATHLNDGGWCQILANWAHHGDTDWRDGLGEWLDGQPLDAWILQRELVDPSAYVEMWLADAGLAAAPDYVQRYDAWLDWFAAERIEAIGFGWLSLRKTSAAPVLRIEEWSGEIAPPIGPSVAGWGRRAELLRGLDDDAVLSTAFRHAPDVVEETRGAAGAEHPESIVFRLQQGVRRARQVDTVEAGLVSASDGDLTAGQILDALATLLERDAGELRSAYAASVRELVADGFLT; encoded by the coding sequence GTGATCGACGCCCCGCACGTCCAGGCCCTCCGAGCCGCGCTGACTCGCGCGGACTTCACCGTCGACGCGGTCTTCGCCCTGCTGGGCGAGGATGCCCACCGCGCCCTCGGCCGCAACCAGACCGTGCCCCCGCGGCGGGCCACCAACGGCGGGAGCGATCTGGCCACCTTGGTGCGGCTGTTCGCCCTGCAGGTCGGGGTCGAGCGGGCGCGCGCCGATGCCGCTCTTCCAGGCCTGGTCGAGCCCCTGATCGCGGCCGGGATGCTCCAGGCTTCCGGCGGTGAGGTGCGGGCGTTGGTGGACGTTCGTCCGTACGGCGACGAGACCCATGACTGGTGGATCGTGTGCGATCCGACCCCGGGCCTGGATGGTCGAGCCGCTCCGATGGATCCCGAGTACGTCCTCGGGATTAGTGAGGCCTCGTCGTCACTCGCCCAGCTGACGGTCCGCGAGCCCGTGGGCCAGGCTCTCGACCTCGGCACGGGCTGCGGAGTTCAGGCGCTCCACCTGACGCAGCATGCCGAGCGCGTCGTCGCGACGGACGTCAACCCGGGGGCCCTCTCAATGGCCCGGCTTACCGCCGGGCTCAACGCGCTGGACATCGACGTCAGGGACGGCAGCCTGTTCGAACCGGTCGCCGGCCAGAAGTTCGACCTGATCGCGACGAACCCGCCATTTGTCATCTCACCTCCCGGCAGCGATGTCCTGGTCTATCGCGACTCCGGGATGCCCGGTGACAGCGTCGTGCGGCACCTGGTCGAGAACGCTGCGACCCACCTCAACGACGGCGGTTGGTGCCAGATCCTGGCCAACTGGGCCCACCATGGGGACACTGACTGGAGAGACGGTCTGGGGGAGTGGCTTGATGGGCAGCCGCTGGACGCGTGGATCCTCCAGCGGGAGCTGGTCGACCCATCGGCGTACGTCGAGATGTGGCTGGCTGATGCTGGGCTTGCCGCGGCGCCCGACTACGTACAGCGGTACGACGCCTGGCTCGACTGGTTCGCCGCCGAGCGCATCGAGGCCATCGGCTTCGGTTGGTTGAGCCTGCGCAAGACGTCGGCTGCACCTGTTCTCCGGATCGAGGAGTGGAGCGGCGAGATCGCGCCGCCCATCGGGCCGTCGGTTGCCGGATGGGGTCGACGCGCGGAGCTGCTGCGCGGACTCGACGACGACGCGGTGCTCAGCACGGCGTTCCGGCATGCGCCCGATGTCGTGGAGGAGACGCGCGGAGCTGCGGGCGCCGAGCATCCCGAGTCGATCGTCTTCCGACTCCAGCAGGGCGTGCGACGTGCCCGGCAGGTCGACACGGTGGAGGCCGGGCTGGTCAGCGCGAGCGACGGCGATTTGACGGCCGGCCAGATCCTCGACGCGCTCGCGACGTTGCTCGAGCGAGACGCGGGCGAGCTGCGGAGCGCGTATGCCGCCTCCGTCCGCGAGCTCGTCGCTGACGGCTTTTTGACGTAG
- a CDS encoding sodium-translocating pyrophosphatase: MANATFVAAASDLDLSSDNTIIVSVVAGIGVVALIMAAVFRAEVLKASEGTEKMQEIGLAVQEGASAYLGRMFKTLAVFAVLAFGLLFLLPGDAEIRIGRSMFFLLGAGFSALIGYLGMWLATRANIRVAAAAQNEGREKAMRIAFRTGGTVGMLTVGLGLIGASAVVLIYQGDAPDVLEGFGFGAALLAMFMRVGGGIFTKAADVGADLVGKVEQNIPEDDPRNAATIADNVGDNVGDCAGMAADLFESYAVTLVAALILGSVAFGEKGLVFPLIVPAIGAVTAIIGVYLTRPRVGEKGLTTINRSFYLSAGISAVASSVLAWFYLPKSFDDLNIPAPTGLTAQLFGDPTADLDGSPRTIAIVAVLIGIVLAALILALTGYFTGTETRPVKDVGKTSLTGAATVILSGLSVGFESAVYTALVIGAAVFGAFLLGSGSIIVSLFAVALAGCGLLTTVGVIVAMDTFGPVSDNAQGIAEMSGDVDEEGAQILTELDAVGNTTKAITKGIAIATAVLAATALFGAFTDNIKGQLVLVFQGLEGDAAKSAFADTLSISDQQALTGVLNIADPANLVGLLIGAAVVFLFAGLAINAVGRAAGAVVYEVRRQFKEIPGIMEGTGRPEYSKVVDICTRDSLRELATPGILAIFAPIAVGFGLGVGPLGAYLAGAIATGTLMAVFLANSGGAWDNAKKLVEDGNHGGKGSPAHEATIIGDTVGDPFKDTAGPAINPLLKVMNLVALLVVPLVVKYSYGNEANDWIRYSIAIGATLIIAIAVYVSKRRPIALEAGPVEETVPVA; encoded by the coding sequence ATGGCGAACGCGACTTTTGTTGCGGCGGCCAGTGATCTCGATCTCTCGAGCGACAACACGATCATCGTGTCGGTCGTTGCGGGCATCGGCGTCGTTGCGCTGATCATGGCGGCGGTTTTCCGCGCCGAAGTACTCAAGGCCTCTGAAGGCACCGAGAAGATGCAGGAGATCGGACTCGCGGTCCAGGAGGGCGCCTCGGCGTACCTCGGCCGTATGTTCAAGACCCTGGCCGTCTTCGCCGTGCTGGCTTTCGGACTCCTGTTCCTGCTGCCCGGTGACGCCGAGATCCGGATCGGCCGGTCGATGTTCTTCCTGCTGGGTGCCGGCTTCTCCGCGCTGATCGGATACCTCGGCATGTGGCTCGCGACGCGCGCCAACATCCGGGTTGCGGCAGCCGCCCAGAATGAAGGTCGCGAGAAGGCCATGCGGATCGCGTTCCGCACCGGCGGAACCGTCGGCATGCTGACGGTGGGCCTCGGCCTGATCGGCGCCTCGGCCGTCGTCCTGATCTACCAGGGTGACGCCCCGGACGTGCTCGAGGGCTTCGGCTTCGGTGCGGCGCTGCTCGCGATGTTCATGCGAGTCGGCGGCGGCATCTTCACCAAGGCCGCTGACGTCGGCGCAGACCTCGTCGGCAAGGTCGAGCAGAACATCCCCGAGGACGATCCGCGCAACGCCGCGACGATCGCCGACAACGTGGGCGACAACGTCGGCGACTGCGCCGGCATGGCGGCCGACCTGTTCGAGTCGTACGCCGTGACCCTGGTTGCGGCCCTGATCCTCGGCTCGGTGGCCTTCGGCGAGAAGGGACTCGTGTTCCCGCTCATCGTCCCGGCGATCGGTGCGGTCACCGCGATCATCGGTGTCTACCTGACCCGTCCGCGGGTCGGCGAGAAGGGTCTGACGACGATCAACCGCTCGTTCTACCTCTCCGCGGGCATCTCGGCCGTCGCCTCGAGCGTCCTTGCGTGGTTCTACCTGCCCAAGTCGTTCGACGATCTCAACATCCCGGCGCCGACGGGCCTGACCGCCCAGCTGTTCGGCGACCCGACCGCGGACCTCGATGGATCGCCGCGCACGATCGCGATCGTTGCGGTCCTGATCGGCATCGTCCTCGCCGCGCTGATCCTGGCGCTGACGGGCTACTTCACCGGCACCGAGACCCGTCCGGTCAAGGACGTCGGCAAGACCTCGCTGACCGGCGCGGCCACCGTCATCCTGTCCGGCCTGTCGGTCGGCTTCGAGTCGGCGGTCTACACCGCGCTGGTGATCGGTGCAGCCGTGTTCGGCGCGTTCCTGCTCGGCAGCGGCTCGATCATCGTGTCGCTGTTCGCGGTCGCGCTGGCCGGTTGTGGTCTGCTCACGACCGTCGGCGTCATCGTCGCGATGGACACGTTCGGCCCGGTCAGTGACAACGCACAGGGCATCGCGGAGATGTCCGGCGACGTCGACGAGGAAGGTGCCCAGATCCTCACCGAGCTGGACGCTGTCGGCAACACGACCAAGGCCATCACCAAGGGCATCGCGATCGCCACGGCCGTACTGGCCGCGACCGCGTTGTTCGGCGCGTTCACCGACAACATCAAGGGCCAGCTGGTCCTGGTGTTCCAGGGACTGGAGGGTGACGCCGCCAAGAGCGCCTTCGCCGACACCCTGTCGATCAGCGACCAGCAGGCCCTCACCGGCGTGCTGAACATCGCTGATCCGGCCAACCTCGTCGGTCTACTGATCGGTGCCGCAGTGGTCTTCCTGTTCGCCGGTCTGGCGATCAACGCCGTCGGCCGTGCTGCCGGCGCCGTGGTCTACGAAGTGCGCCGCCAGTTCAAGGAGATCCCGGGCATCATGGAGGGCACAGGTCGTCCCGAGTACAGCAAGGTCGTCGACATCTGCACGCGCGACTCACTGCGTGAGCTGGCGACGCCGGGCATCCTGGCGATCTTCGCGCCCATCGCCGTCGGCTTCGGCCTCGGCGTGGGACCGCTCGGCGCGTACCTCGCTGGCGCGATTGCCACCGGCACCCTGATGGCGGTGTTCCTCGCCAACTCCGGTGGTGCGTGGGACAACGCCAAGAAGCTCGTCGAGGACGGCAACCACGGTGGCAAGGGATCGCCGGCCCACGAGGCCACGATCATCGGTGACACCGTCGGGGACCCGTTCAAGGACACCGCCGGACCGGCGATCAACCCGCTGCTGAAGGTCATGAACCTGGTGGCGCTGCTGGTCGTCCCGCTGGTCGTCAAGTACAGCTACGGCAACGAGGCCAACGACTGGATCCGTTACTCGATCGCGATCGGCGCCACGCTGATCATCGCGATCGCGGTCTACGTGTCCAAGCGTCGGCCGATCGCTCTGGAGGCCGGACCGGTCGAGGAGACCGTCCCCGTCGCCTAG
- a CDS encoding STAS domain-containing protein: MELTLTSRTEDEFQIIEAGGEIDVYTAPKLREAIVAAVDAGHTRLVIDVQKVDFLDSTGLGVLVGALKRVRADGGSLDIVCTQERILKIFEITGLDKVFGLHTTIDEARRSAV; encoded by the coding sequence ATGGAGCTGACGCTGACGTCACGCACCGAGGATGAGTTCCAGATCATCGAGGCCGGTGGTGAGATCGACGTCTATACCGCGCCCAAGCTCCGCGAGGCGATCGTGGCGGCGGTGGATGCGGGCCACACCCGGCTGGTCATCGACGTCCAGAAGGTCGACTTCCTCGACTCAACAGGTCTGGGTGTCCTTGTCGGTGCCCTCAAGCGCGTGCGCGCTGACGGTGGCTCGCTCGACATTGTCTGCACCCAGGAGCGGATCCTGAAGATCTTCGAGATCACGGGGCTGGACAAGGTCTTCGGTCTGCACACCACGATCGACGAGGCGCGTCGCAGCGCCGTATGA